Proteins encoded within one genomic window of Eublepharis macularius isolate TG4126 chromosome 10, MPM_Emac_v1.0, whole genome shotgun sequence:
- the FAM241A gene encoding uncharacterized protein FAM241A isoform X1 produces the protein MGSTEELLLSAPECVLEKEWEREPAPSLLAVGGRVAARQRRRQQLLQPPQEEEQQQQQVQQEGRNDSDEPIIDDYKKMGTLFGELNKSLISIGFTRMYFGERIVEPVIIIFFWVMLWFLGLQALGLVAVLCLVIIYVQQ, from the exons ATGGGCTCGACCGAGGAACTGCTGTTGTCAGCGCCCGAGTGTGTGTTGGAGAAGGAGTGGGAGCGGGAGCCGGCGCCATCGCTGCTGGCTGTAGGGGGGAGAGTGGCAGCTCGGCAGAGGCgaaggcagcagctgctgcagcctcctcaagaggaggagcagcagcagcagcag GTCCAACAAGAAGGAAGAAACGACAGTGATGAACCCATTATAGATGACTATAAAAAGATGGGAACTCTCTTTGGTGAGCTCAACAAAAGCCTCATCAGTATAGGCTTCACACGGATGTACTTTGGAGAAAGGATTGTGGAACCCGTCATAATCATATTCTTCTGGGTTATGCTCTGGTTCCTCGGTTTACAAGCCCTTGGACTAGTTGCTGTCCTGTGCCTTGTCATTATTTATGTGCAACAATAA
- the FAM241A gene encoding uncharacterized protein FAM241A isoform X2: MGSTEELLLSAPECVLEKEWEREPAPSLLAVGGRVAARQRRRQQLLQPPQEEEQQQQQVQQEGRNDSDEPIIDDYKKMGTLFAR, encoded by the exons ATGGGCTCGACCGAGGAACTGCTGTTGTCAGCGCCCGAGTGTGTGTTGGAGAAGGAGTGGGAGCGGGAGCCGGCGCCATCGCTGCTGGCTGTAGGGGGGAGAGTGGCAGCTCGGCAGAGGCgaaggcagcagctgctgcagcctcctcaagaggaggagcagcagcagcagcag GTCCAACAAGAAGGAAGAAACGACAGTGATGAACCCATTATAGATGACTATAAAAAGATGGGAACTCTCTTTG CCCGTTGA